The window TAAGGTCTTTATTGTCATTTTTTAGTTCTCTATTTGTTTTTGAAGATGAAATAGGGGTCAGGTTGGTTCCGTCATACTCCAGTTTATTCTTCTTTTTAATCTGATAGTCATGCAGATCAATGATAAAATCTGAAGGAACATAAAATGATGGGTCAAAAGCGTAGTCATAGATTTTGAAGGAAGGAGTGATGATGAGCTGTTTCTTCGAGTTAAGGTAAGGATAATATTCAACGGCAGTCTCATCGCTCTCAAAATTTCCTGTCGAAAGAGTATTGAGATTTTTATCAAACAAAAAATATTCTAATGTGTTTTTCTTCTTGTCATTTTCTGTTTTACCAAGGTTGTAAAGCGCCATGTATCCGAAAAGATTCTTTTCGTTGTCTGAAATAGACTGTAAGCCCATGTATTTTCCCTGTGCAATGGTTGCAAGATCTTGGGTCTGAGAATGGAATAGCCCATAGGATAGGCCTAGCATAAGGCAGATTATTTTTTTCATGGTTTGTATTTTTCACAAAAATAATCATTTCTGCCATATGTTTTTCAGAAAATAAAAAAGCCCTGAAACCAGGGCTTTTCAACTATATTTTAGAAAGTAAATTTCTGAAGTTTGTTTTCTCATCAATGATCCTTCTCAACTCTGAAACCGGAACTCTTTCCTGCTGCATCGTGTCTCTGTCTCTGATGGTTACCGTGTGATCCGTTAAAGAGTCGTGATCTACCGTGATACAGTATGGAGTACCAATGGCATCCTGTCTTCTGTAACGTTTTCCGATGGCATCTTTCTCCTCGTAGAATAAGTTGAAATCATACTTCAGGTCATTGAAGATCTTTTCTGCATATTCTGCTAAACCGTCTTTCTTCATCAATGGAAGAATAGCCGCTTTAATAGGTGCTAATGCAGGAGGTAAAGACAATACTGTTCTTTCCGAACCGTCTTCCAGTACTTCATCTCTTAAGCAGTGTGAGAATATAGAAAGGAATAATCTGTCTAAACCTACCGAAGTTTCCACTACATAAGGAACATAATTCTCGTTTCTTTCGGGATCAAAGAACTGAAGCTTTCTTCCGGAGAATTCCTCATGCGCTTTTAAGTCGAAATCCGTTCTTGAGTGGATCCCTTCCAGCTCTTTAAATCCGAATGGGAAATTAAATTCAATATCTGCGGCAGCGTTTGCATAGTGAGCCAGTTTCTCGTGATCGTGGAATCTGTAGTTCTCATCTCCCAAACCTAAAGCTCTGTGCCAGTTCAGACGTTTTTGTTTCCATTGCTCATAGAATTCAAGTTCCGTTCCCGGCGCTACAAAAAACTGCATTTCCATCTGTTCAAATTCACGCATTCTGAAGATAAACTGTCTTGCCACAATCTCGTTTCTGAACGCCTTACCAATCTGAGCAATACCGAAAGGAAGCTTATGACGGGAAGTTTTCTGTACGTTTAAGAAGTTAACGAAGATCCCCTGGGCTGTTTCAGGTCTAAGGTAAAGATCCATTGCAGAATCGGCAGAAGCACCCAGCTTGGTTCCGAACATCAGGTTGAATTGTCTTACTTCCGTCCAGTTTTTAGAACCTGTATCAGGATCAGCAATTTCAAGTTCTTCAATCAAAGCTTTTACATCAGCAAGGTCTTCATTCTCCAGAGATTTTGCCAGTCTTGAAAGAATAGCCTCTCTTTTTGCTCTGTATTCTATGATTTTTGGATTCGTTGCAACAAACTGATCTTTATCAAAAGCATCCCCGAATCTCTTCGCTGCTTTTTCGATTTCCTTGTTCTCTTTATCTTCAATTTTAGCACAGTAATCTTCCACCAAAACGTCTGCTCTGAAACGTTTTTTAGAATCTTTATTATCAATCAATGGATCGTTGAAAGCGTCTACGTGGCCTGATGCCTTCCAGGTTGTTGGGTGCATAAGGATCGCCGAATCAATGCCGACAATATTTTCGTTAAGCTGTACCATCGCTTTCCACCAATATTGTTTGATATTATTTTTGAGTTCGGCACCGTTCTGTCCATAATCATAAACAGCGGATAAACCATCATAGATCTCACTCGATGGGAAAATAAAACCATATTCTTTAGCGTGAGAAATCACTTTCTTGAAAACATCTTCTTGCTTTGCCATAATTTTTTAACGTCTGATGTGCAAAAATAGTGAAAATGTAGGAAGATAGAAGCGGAAGATGGAAGTTTTTATGATGCAGGAATTTAGGAGCCGGGAACCCGCTCTCCGTTGCAATTCCTCGCTCGGCGGCTCTGCTTCGCTCCGCCGCCTCGCTGCGGGATTTTCTCTTAGATCGGGGCTATTGATAAAGGAATGTTTAAACCTAACAGGTTTTCAAAACCTATTAGGTTTACAAAGATGGCCGCATATAATATCAGTTGAAAATCTTTACTTTTGCCGAATGTTAGAAATTCTTTATCGCGACGAGCACCTTATTGCCATCAACAAACCCAGCGGATTACTGGTTCATAAATCTTTCTATGCGGGAGAAGCTGATACCTACGCTATTCAGGAGCTGAAGAAACAGATTGGGCAAAAAGTGTATCCCGTACACCGGTTAGACCGAAAAACTTCGGGCGTTCTGCTGTTTACCTTAGATAAAGATATCCTTAGAATCATGAGCGAGCAGTTTGCATCACGTGAAGTGGAGAAGAAATATCTGGCCATTCTTCGGGGCTGGACAAAAGAAGAAGAAACAATTGATTATGATTTGGTGAATGAAAATGAAGTCAAACAAAATGCTGTTACCTACTATCGCCGTTTGCAGACTTCCGAAATAGACTTACCCTTTTTAAAGCATCAGACTTCAAGATATTCTTTGGTAGAAGCCATTCCAGAAACAGGAAGATTTCATCAGCTGAGAAAACATTTTAAACATATCCTGCATCCTATTTTAGGCTGCAGAAAGCACGGCTGCAATAAGCAGAATAAACTGTGGCTTCAGACATTTGATATCAATAAAATGACACTCCACGCCCATCAGTTGATTTTTAACCATCCCATTTCTAACGAAAGAATTACGGTCAATGCAACTATAGATGAAGAATTCAAGAGAGTAGGGGATATCCTGAAATTTGATCTGAGTGCATACTCTTAATTTAAACCAAACGATTAAATCTACCTAATACCATCTAATTTCACCTTGTCAAGGTTTTAAACCTTGACAAGGTGACGTTTTCCAATTATCCCGTTTCATTCAGAAAGAACGGAGATATTTCTCTGCGTTTTTTTTAACGCCATGTTCGCAAAGTTTATTAAAAAATGATTCTTCTTTCCGATCGCAAGGGCACTTCGTTCATCAAAGACTGATAATATATATTTTGCTTAGTGAAACGCCTTTGCGAACAAAAAATATTTTCAGGATTGTACTACTTCTTTGCGATCATAGCGTTAAAAACCTCACTGATTTATAATGTTGCAGCTGTTCACTTTGTTTTTTAGATTCTATAAATAAAACATTTTGATAAAATATCATACATCAATCGAGCATTAATTTTAAAATGAGTAATTTTGTAAAACTTTTTTTCAATGTACAAATCGCTCATTCGGCCCATTCTTTTTAAATTCGATCCTGAAGATGTTCATCACTTTACATTTTCAATGCTTAAGAATTTTGGATTTCTCACTCGAATATTTTTCCCAAAACCTGTTGAAGACAAACGTCTGGAAAGAGAAGTTTTCGGATTAAAATTTAAAAATCCTGTAGGACTGGCTGCCGGTTTTGATAAAAACGCAGTGTTATTTAATGAATTGGGAGATCTGGGTTTCGGCTTTGTAGAAATCGGGA of the Chryseobacterium aureum genome contains:
- a CDS encoding pseudouridine synthase encodes the protein MLEILYRDEHLIAINKPSGLLVHKSFYAGEADTYAIQELKKQIGQKVYPVHRLDRKTSGVLLFTLDKDILRIMSEQFASREVEKKYLAILRGWTKEEETIDYDLVNENEVKQNAVTYYRRLQTSEIDLPFLKHQTSRYSLVEAIPETGRFHQLRKHFKHILHPILGCRKHGCNKQNKLWLQTFDINKMTLHAHQLIFNHPISNERITVNATIDEEFKRVGDILKFDLSAYS
- a CDS encoding glycine--tRNA ligase — encoded protein: MAKQEDVFKKVISHAKEYGFIFPSSEIYDGLSAVYDYGQNGAELKNNIKQYWWKAMVQLNENIVGIDSAILMHPTTWKASGHVDAFNDPLIDNKDSKKRFRADVLVEDYCAKIEDKENKEIEKAAKRFGDAFDKDQFVATNPKIIEYRAKREAILSRLAKSLENEDLADVKALIEELEIADPDTGSKNWTEVRQFNLMFGTKLGASADSAMDLYLRPETAQGIFVNFLNVQKTSRHKLPFGIAQIGKAFRNEIVARQFIFRMREFEQMEMQFFVAPGTELEFYEQWKQKRLNWHRALGLGDENYRFHDHEKLAHYANAAADIEFNFPFGFKELEGIHSRTDFDLKAHEEFSGRKLQFFDPERNENYVPYVVETSVGLDRLFLSIFSHCLRDEVLEDGSERTVLSLPPALAPIKAAILPLMKKDGLAEYAEKIFNDLKYDFNLFYEEKDAIGKRYRRQDAIGTPYCITVDHDSLTDHTVTIRDRDTMQQERVPVSELRRIIDEKTNFRNLLSKI